The following proteins are co-located in the Microbacterium sp. Clip185 genome:
- a CDS encoding alpha/beta hydrolase, translated as MSAAPRIRRLIAVTGVVVTLAALAGCAFKVDVAPSPTRSAEPDTTGISEELLPFYGQELSWNSCGTGLDCTTVTAPLDWNNPSAGEIDLAVVRHLATDGEPLGSLLTNPGGPGASGVALIRDSLSFAVGDALQNDYDVIGFDPRGVGESSAVRCFDAPDMDRYLFDIPTGTRGSAEWNSQLEARNATFAQACEANSDGILQFITTEQSARDMDLLRGVLGDEKLNYLGYSYGTFLGATYAQLFPERVGRLVLDGAIDPETSQLDVSTTQGIGFESALRAYMASCLQGSDCPFTGTIDDGMADLSTLLASADRNPLPNADGRRMGADSMMTAIIAALYSQDSWSYLTTALSDALQGDPSVAFQLADFYYNRSGGAYSDNSTEAFIAYNCMDYPDDATPEQEAASKALLAERAPTVAPYWSSDVDSCASWPFPPSGERKALTAQGAAPIVVIGTTNDPATPYDWSVALADQLASGVLITRVGEGHTGYNKGNTCVDDAVEAYFVDGTVPQDGLRCE; from the coding sequence ATGAGCGCCGCCCCCCGCATCCGCCGCCTGATCGCCGTGACAGGCGTGGTCGTCACCCTCGCAGCCCTCGCCGGGTGCGCGTTCAAGGTCGATGTCGCGCCCTCGCCGACCCGCAGCGCCGAGCCCGACACGACGGGCATCTCCGAGGAGCTGCTGCCCTTCTACGGGCAGGAGCTCTCGTGGAACTCCTGCGGGACCGGGCTCGACTGCACCACGGTCACCGCGCCGCTCGACTGGAACAACCCGTCGGCGGGTGAGATCGACCTCGCCGTCGTGCGTCACCTCGCCACCGACGGAGAGCCGCTCGGCAGCCTCCTGACGAACCCCGGCGGCCCCGGCGCCAGCGGTGTCGCCCTCATCCGCGACTCGCTCTCGTTCGCGGTGGGCGACGCCCTCCAGAACGACTACGACGTCATCGGTTTCGACCCGCGCGGTGTCGGCGAATCGAGCGCGGTGCGATGCTTCGACGCGCCCGACATGGACCGCTATCTGTTCGACATCCCGACGGGTACCCGTGGATCCGCGGAGTGGAACAGCCAGCTCGAGGCGCGCAACGCCACCTTCGCCCAGGCGTGCGAGGCGAACAGCGACGGCATCCTGCAGTTCATCACCACCGAGCAGTCCGCACGCGACATGGACCTGCTGCGCGGCGTGCTCGGTGACGAGAAGCTCAACTACCTCGGCTACTCCTACGGCACGTTCCTCGGCGCGACGTATGCGCAGCTCTTCCCGGAGCGCGTGGGCCGCCTCGTCCTCGACGGCGCGATCGACCCCGAGACGTCCCAGCTGGACGTGTCGACGACGCAGGGCATCGGATTCGAGTCGGCGCTGCGCGCCTACATGGCCTCCTGCCTCCAGGGCTCCGACTGCCCCTTCACCGGCACGATCGATGACGGCATGGCGGACCTCAGCACGCTGCTTGCGAGCGCCGATCGCAATCCGCTTCCCAACGCCGACGGCCGCCGCATGGGCGCCGACTCGATGATGACGGCGATCATCGCCGCCCTCTACTCGCAGGACAGCTGGTCGTACCTCACCACGGCCCTCTCCGACGCGCTGCAGGGCGACCCGTCGGTCGCATTCCAGCTCGCCGACTTCTACTACAACCGCAGCGGCGGCGCCTACAGCGACAACTCCACCGAGGCTTTCATTGCCTACAACTGCATGGACTACCCGGACGACGCGACTCCGGAGCAGGAGGCCGCGTCCAAGGCTCTGCTCGCAGAGCGCGCGCCCACCGTGGCGCCGTACTGGTCGAGCGACGTCGACTCGTGCGCCTCGTGGCCGTTCCCGCCCAGCGGTGAGCGCAAGGCCCTGACCGCGCAGGGCGCCGCGCCCATCGTGGTCATCGGCACGACGAACGACCCCGCCACCCCCTACGACTGGTCGGTGGCACTGGCCGATCAACTCGCCTCCGGCGTGCTGATCACCCGGGTCGGCGAGGGCCACACCGGCTACAACAAGGGCAACACCTGCGTCGACGACGCAGTGGAGGCGTACTTCGTCGACGGCACGGTGCCGCAGGACGGCCTGCGCTGCGAATGA
- a CDS encoding DNA polymerase III subunit delta': MHTITSSLPWEDVWGQDDAVRLLQAAASDPAQLTHAWLITGPPGSGRSTLAYGFAAALIAEPGDEAAMRQVLARSHPDLTALRTEQVVIRIEEARQLVERAYYSPSLGRYRVIVVEDADRMAERTSNVLLKALEEPPERTIWVLCAPSDADLLPTIRSRVRTVRLREPDVSDVARLIAQRTGVDEAVAEQAARHAQRHIGMAQRLATDADARRRREETLRSALAVRGVGDAVDAAARIVQVATDDAKALTVERDEAERASLLRTVGLAEGAAVPPAVRSQLNALADEQKRRATRSLRDGIDRVLTDLQSLFRDVVMVQFGRTDGLINTELSDDLHALAGAWEPERTLLVLDEIALTRRNLERNAAPALALESLLVAVATGRSSS; the protein is encoded by the coding sequence ATGCACACCATCACGTCCTCTCTCCCGTGGGAAGACGTCTGGGGGCAAGACGATGCTGTCCGGCTGCTGCAGGCTGCCGCATCCGATCCCGCGCAGCTCACGCACGCGTGGTTGATCACGGGCCCTCCCGGCTCGGGCCGTTCCACGTTGGCGTATGGGTTCGCGGCGGCGCTCATCGCCGAGCCGGGCGACGAAGCTGCCATGCGCCAGGTGCTCGCGCGCAGCCACCCCGACCTCACCGCCCTGCGCACGGAGCAGGTCGTCATCCGCATCGAGGAGGCCCGCCAGCTCGTCGAGCGCGCGTACTACTCGCCCTCACTGGGGCGGTATCGGGTGATCGTGGTCGAAGACGCCGACCGCATGGCCGAGCGCACCTCGAACGTGCTGCTCAAGGCGCTCGAAGAACCGCCCGAGCGCACGATCTGGGTTCTGTGCGCGCCCAGCGACGCCGACCTGCTGCCCACCATCCGCTCCCGCGTGCGCACCGTGCGTCTGCGCGAGCCGGATGTGTCCGACGTCGCCCGTCTGATCGCCCAGCGCACCGGGGTCGATGAGGCGGTCGCCGAGCAGGCCGCGCGGCACGCGCAGCGCCACATCGGCATGGCGCAGCGCCTGGCGACGGACGCCGACGCGCGCCGCCGGCGCGAGGAGACGCTGCGCAGCGCCCTGGCCGTGCGCGGCGTCGGCGACGCGGTCGACGCGGCAGCTCGCATCGTGCAGGTCGCCACCGACGACGCGAAGGCGCTGACCGTCGAGCGCGACGAGGCGGAACGGGCATCGCTCCTGCGGACGGTGGGGCTCGCCGAGGGTGCTGCGGTGCCGCCCGCCGTCCGATCGCAGCTCAACGCGCTGGCCGACGAGCAGAAGCGTCGCGCCACGCGCAGCCTGCGCGACGGCATCGATCGCGTTCTCACCGATCTGCAGTCGCTGTTCCGCGACGTGGTGATGGTGCAGTTCGGTCGCACCGACGGCCTCATCAACACCGAGCTTTCCGACGACCTGCACGCCCTCGCGGGCGCGTGGGAGCCGGAGCGTACTCTCCTCGTCCTCGACGAGATCGCCCTGACCCGCCGGAATCTCGAGCGCAACGCGGCCCCCGCGCTGGCGTTGGAGAGCCTGTTGGTCGCCGTCGCCACCGGAAGGAGCTCGTCATGA
- the tmk gene encoding dTMP kinase: MTETTPSGLWITFEGGDGSGKTTQATLLEQWLRESGRTVVRTREPGGTEVGVLVRDIVLHHRGEVAARAEALLYAADRAQHVETLVRPALARGEIVVQDRYLDSSVAYQGAGRVLDAGEIRQLSLWATGGALPDVTVLLDLDPASARSRLDAADKPFDRLEAEKDEFHARVRAAFLDLAAGEPQRFLVVDAAAGVEEIAATIRARVASLLPPVDADGSVDGRG; this comes from the coding sequence AGGGTGGCGACGGCTCGGGAAAGACCACGCAGGCAACGCTCCTCGAACAGTGGCTGCGTGAGTCCGGTCGCACGGTCGTGCGCACCAGGGAGCCCGGCGGAACCGAGGTCGGTGTGCTGGTACGCGACATCGTGCTGCATCACCGGGGCGAGGTCGCCGCGCGGGCCGAGGCGCTGCTCTACGCGGCAGATCGCGCCCAGCACGTCGAAACGCTCGTGCGACCCGCGCTGGCCCGCGGTGAGATCGTCGTGCAGGATCGCTATCTCGACTCGTCCGTCGCCTACCAGGGTGCCGGACGCGTGCTGGATGCGGGGGAGATCCGCCAGCTGTCGCTCTGGGCGACGGGAGGCGCTCTGCCCGACGTGACCGTGCTGCTGGATCTCGATCCCGCATCCGCACGCTCCCGCCTCGACGCCGCCGACAAGCCGTTCGATCGGCTGGAGGCGGAGAAGGACGAGTTCCACGCGCGGGTGCGCGCCGCCTTCCTCGACCTGGCCGCCGGCGAGCCGCAGCGATTCCTCGTGGTGGATGCGGCCGCGGGCGTCGAGGAGATCGCCGCGACCATCCGCGCGCGCGTCGCGAGCCTGCTGCCTCCTGTGGACGCCGACGGGAGCGTCGACGGCCGCGGATAG